The following coding sequences lie in one Rhodohalobacter barkolensis genomic window:
- a CDS encoding ABC transporter permease, whose amino-acid sequence MIQNLIELTKKSALFNRSVSKNSGSGWWNFATLLIALLVSIPVLTVAANIFIPSGDIWQHLASTVLPDYVKNSLWLMIGVGIGVFVIGVGSAWLVTMCRFPGSRWFNWMLILPMAVPAYLMAYTYTDFLAFTGPFQSLLRDLTGWGLGDYYFPNVRSIGGAMLMMSFVFFPYVYLLTRAAFLEQSSSLLEASRSLGATPFQSFYKIALPLARPSIAAGMALALMETLNDFGTVDYFGVQTFTTGIYRTWFGLGERAAAAQLSGFLLIFILFLILIERWSRNKMNIRQNSTGRYKQLYIYDLKGWKAWASTLFCSIPVLIGFLIPVGILTEMMISNFSSAVDARFIQFSLNTVMVASIAGIFALLVALVMAYGVRLNPNYLTKISTRIGAMGYAIPGSVIAVGILIPFGWVDNTIDGWLRENLGISSGLILSGTIFALIFAYVVRFLAVAFNTVEASLGKITDNMDEAAEGMGYSFGKILRKVHIPMMSGSLFAAIMLVVVDVIKELPATLIVRPFNFDTLAVQVYRLASDERLAESSGAALAIILVGLVPVIILSRSIAKTRKTSKVEKE is encoded by the coding sequence ATGATTCAGAATCTGATAGAGCTTACAAAAAAGAGTGCTCTTTTTAACCGATCTGTTTCAAAAAATTCAGGTTCAGGCTGGTGGAATTTTGCTACTCTCCTGATCGCATTATTGGTTTCAATACCGGTGTTAACTGTTGCAGCAAATATTTTTATCCCAAGTGGAGATATCTGGCAGCATCTTGCCTCTACGGTACTACCCGATTATGTGAAAAACTCCCTCTGGTTGATGATTGGAGTGGGTATAGGCGTATTTGTTATTGGAGTGGGTTCAGCCTGGCTTGTCACAATGTGCCGTTTTCCCGGCAGTCGATGGTTCAACTGGATGCTGATTCTTCCAATGGCGGTTCCGGCTTATCTGATGGCGTACACATATACAGATTTCCTTGCCTTTACGGGACCATTTCAATCTCTTTTACGCGACCTTACCGGCTGGGGATTGGGCGATTACTACTTCCCCAATGTTCGCTCAATCGGCGGGGCAATGTTAATGATGTCATTCGTTTTCTTTCCCTATGTCTATCTGCTAACACGGGCTGCTTTTTTGGAGCAATCTTCATCCCTATTGGAAGCCAGCAGGAGTCTGGGAGCAACTCCATTCCAAAGCTTTTACAAAATTGCACTGCCCCTGGCTCGTCCATCCATTGCAGCAGGTATGGCTCTTGCTCTTATGGAAACCTTAAATGATTTTGGTACCGTAGATTATTTCGGTGTTCAGACTTTTACAACGGGAATTTATAGAACCTGGTTTGGATTGGGAGAACGAGCTGCAGCTGCACAGCTATCAGGTTTCCTGCTCATTTTTATTCTCTTCCTCATTCTGATTGAACGCTGGAGCAGAAATAAGATGAATATTCGCCAGAACAGTACGGGGCGATATAAGCAGCTTTATATTTATGATTTGAAAGGATGGAAAGCGTGGGCTTCTACCCTATTCTGTTCCATTCCCGTTCTGATTGGTTTTCTGATACCGGTCGGAATTCTGACTGAAATGATGATATCAAATTTTAGTTCAGCAGTAGACGCACGTTTTATTCAGTTCAGCTTGAACACAGTTATGGTGGCTTCCATTGCCGGAATTTTTGCCCTTCTGGTAGCATTAGTAATGGCTTATGGAGTTCGATTAAATCCCAACTATTTAACCAAAATCTCCACAAGAATTGGGGCAATGGGCTATGCCATACCCGGTTCTGTCATTGCGGTTGGAATCTTAATTCCATTTGGCTGGGTTGATAACACAATTGATGGGTGGCTCAGAGAAAATCTTGGCATCTCGTCCGGACTCATTCTCAGCGGTACCATATTTGCCCTGATCTTTGCCTATGTAGTTCGATTCCTTGCCGTTGCATTCAACACAGTTGAGGCCAGCCTGGGCAAAATTACAGACAACATGGATGAAGCCGCCGAAGGAATGGGTTACAGCTTTGGTAAGATTTTGAGAAAGGTTCACATTCCCATGATGTCCGGAAGTCTTTTTGCTGCCATCATGCTGGTTGTTGTAGATGTAATCAAGGAATTACCGGCCACGCTGATTGTAAGACCTTTCAATTTTGATACACTGGCCGTTCAGGTTTACCGGTTGGCTTCGGATGAAAGGTTAGCAGAATCATCCGGTGCGGCACTGGCCATTATTTTGGTTGGATTAGTTCCGGTCATCATTCTTAGCCGGTCCATAGCCAAGACCCGAAAAACATCTAAAGTTGAAAAAGAGTAA
- the sufC gene encoding Fe-S cluster assembly ATPase SufC, translating into MLELKDLHVEVEGEGIEILKGVNLKVNKGEIHAIMGPNGSGKSTLSKVVAGHPEYEVTKGDILFDGESVLELDPDERAHKGMFLAFQYPVEVPGVTNKTLLRESYNTIAASMGREELDPLQFEDYVKDKLELIEMNPEFLDRSVNAGFSGGEKKKNEIFQMAVLKPRLSLLDETDSGLDIDALKIVSNGINQLHGEDDAVVLITHYQRLLNYIEPDFVHVMIGGKIVKSGKKELALELEDKGYDWLEEHATVNGEAK; encoded by the coding sequence GTGTTAGAACTTAAAGATTTACATGTCGAAGTTGAGGGTGAAGGGATTGAGATCCTGAAGGGAGTAAACCTCAAAGTGAATAAAGGAGAAATTCATGCCATTATGGGACCAAACGGAAGCGGTAAAAGTACTCTTTCAAAAGTAGTTGCCGGTCATCCGGAATATGAAGTTACCAAGGGTGATATCCTTTTTGATGGTGAAAGCGTATTGGAACTGGATCCTGACGAAAGAGCCCACAAAGGGATGTTTCTCGCATTTCAATATCCAGTAGAGGTGCCCGGTGTAACAAATAAAACTCTGCTTCGGGAATCCTACAACACAATTGCGGCATCCATGGGACGTGAAGAGCTGGATCCTCTGCAGTTCGAAGATTACGTGAAGGATAAGCTCGAGCTGATTGAGATGAATCCTGAGTTCCTAGATAGAAGTGTAAATGCCGGTTTTTCAGGCGGTGAAAAGAAGAAAAATGAAATTTTCCAGATGGCCGTACTTAAGCCGCGGCTCTCACTGCTGGATGAAACGGATTCAGGGTTAGATATTGACGCCCTTAAAATCGTATCAAACGGAATTAATCAGCTTCACGGTGAAGATGATGCCGTTGTATTGATTACTCACTATCAGCGACTGCTTAACTATATTGAGCCAGATTTTGTGCACGTGATGATTGGTGGTAAGATCGTGAAGAGTGGTAAAAAAGAACTTGCGCTTGAGCTTGAGGATAAGGGTTACGACTGGTTAGAAGAACATGCAACTGTAAACGGAGAGGCGAAGTAA
- a CDS encoding UDP-glucuronic acid decarboxylase family protein produces the protein MSKRVLITGGAGFLGSHLCDKFYNEGWDVICMDNLLTGAESNISHLIGKERFQFIKHDVTNYIVVAGELDLILHFASPASPIDYLEMPIQTLKVGSLGTHKALGLAKAKNAKLLLASTSEVYGDPQINPQNEDYWGNVNPVGPRGVYDEAKRFAEAITMAYHRFHDIETSIARIFNTYGSRMRLKDGRALPTFFRQALKNEPITVFGDGSQTRSFTYVDDLVDGIYRLAMSDESEPVNLGNPEEITILDFAKEIIEITGSKSEVVFKELPEDDPQIRRPDVSKAKRVLNWEPKVNRREGLLKTMEYFKNQVG, from the coding sequence TTGAGTAAACGTGTTCTCATTACCGGCGGAGCCGGATTCTTAGGATCTCATCTTTGTGATAAATTTTACAACGAAGGCTGGGATGTGATCTGTATGGATAACCTTCTAACCGGGGCTGAATCAAATATTTCTCATCTGATCGGGAAGGAGAGATTTCAGTTTATCAAACATGATGTGACAAACTATATTGTTGTTGCCGGCGAGCTGGATCTTATTCTACATTTCGCCTCTCCGGCTTCCCCGATTGATTACCTGGAAATGCCGATTCAGACGCTGAAGGTCGGATCACTGGGAACACACAAAGCACTTGGCCTGGCAAAAGCAAAAAATGCAAAGCTGCTGTTAGCCTCAACCAGTGAGGTTTACGGTGATCCGCAGATCAATCCTCAAAATGAAGATTACTGGGGCAATGTAAATCCTGTAGGACCGAGAGGCGTCTATGATGAGGCCAAACGTTTTGCTGAAGCGATAACCATGGCGTATCATCGATTTCACGACATAGAAACCAGTATTGCGCGTATCTTTAATACGTATGGTTCACGAATGAGGTTAAAGGATGGGCGTGCACTCCCCACATTTTTCCGGCAAGCACTGAAAAACGAACCGATTACGGTTTTTGGCGATGGGTCACAAACCCGGTCGTTTACGTATGTGGATGATCTTGTGGATGGAATTTATCGATTGGCGATGAGTGATGAGTCAGAACCGGTTAACCTGGGCAACCCGGAAGAGATTACGATTCTTGATTTTGCAAAAGAGATCATCGAAATCACGGGAAGTAAAAGTGAAGTTGTATTTAAAGAACTTCCAGAGGATGATCCTCAGATCCGGCGACCTGATGTATCCAAAGCGAAGCGGGTGTTGAACTGGGAGCCTAAAGTCAACCGCAGGGAAGGTTTACTTAAGACCATGGAATATTTTAAAAATCAGGTGGGGTAG
- a CDS encoding cysteine desulfurase: protein MAQAVKDIPAIDFSEFRKDFPVLHQEVNGKPLVYLDNAASSQMPESVAQRINDYHRNEHANVHRGIHTLSQKATDAFEETRKKVRDFINADSENEIVYTTGTTDSINLVANSYGLSVLKEGDEIILSEMEHHANIVPWQMIAERTGAVIKVIPVTDSGDLDMQAYESLLGERTKIVAVVHVSNALGTVNPVKEITALAHEHDAVVLIDGAQSVPHQPIDVQDIDCDFFAFSAHKMCGPTGFGILYGKMNLLEEMPPYRGGGDMIDKVSFEETTYNVPPFRFEAGTPPIAACIGLGSAIDYLNHIGMDRIANREQELVNHAVSELNKIEGLRFIGNSDRRASVCSFVIDGIHATDIGTILDKQGIAVRTGHHCAQPILRRYNVPSTARASISFYNNEDDIDRLIDGIRYAKSFFE from the coding sequence ATGGCACAAGCAGTTAAAGATATACCGGCTATTGACTTTTCTGAGTTCAGGAAAGACTTTCCCGTGCTTCATCAAGAAGTAAACGGCAAGCCATTGGTGTATCTGGATAACGCTGCTTCCAGTCAGATGCCCGAATCTGTTGCCCAGCGAATCAATGATTACCACCGGAATGAACACGCCAATGTGCATCGTGGCATTCATACGCTGAGCCAAAAAGCTACAGACGCTTTTGAGGAAACTCGGAAAAAAGTCCGGGATTTTATTAACGCGGATTCTGAAAATGAAATCGTCTACACAACAGGAACTACAGATTCCATAAACCTTGTAGCAAATAGTTACGGTTTATCTGTATTGAAAGAGGGTGATGAGATTATTCTTTCTGAGATGGAACATCACGCCAATATTGTTCCCTGGCAGATGATTGCTGAACGAACCGGCGCTGTAATTAAAGTTATTCCTGTAACGGATTCCGGTGATCTGGATATGCAGGCTTATGAGTCTCTGTTGGGTGAACGGACTAAAATTGTGGCGGTTGTACATGTTTCAAACGCTCTTGGAACGGTTAATCCGGTTAAAGAAATTACTGCTTTGGCCCATGAACATGATGCTGTTGTTTTAATAGATGGTGCGCAATCCGTACCGCATCAGCCCATTGATGTTCAGGATATTGATTGTGATTTTTTTGCATTTTCTGCCCACAAAATGTGTGGTCCCACAGGATTCGGAATTCTTTATGGAAAAATGAATCTGCTGGAAGAGATGCCTCCATATAGAGGTGGTGGAGATATGATTGATAAGGTCTCATTCGAAGAGACAACTTATAATGTACCTCCATTTCGATTTGAAGCCGGAACTCCACCTATCGCGGCATGTATTGGCCTGGGTTCAGCTATCGATTACCTGAACCATATCGGTATGGACAGGATTGCAAATCGCGAACAGGAGCTTGTAAATCACGCTGTGAGTGAACTCAATAAAATTGAAGGCTTGAGATTTATCGGTAATTCTGATCGAAGAGCTTCGGTATGTTCATTTGTAATTGATGGTATCCATGCAACCGATATTGGCACCATTTTGGACAAGCAGGGGATAGCGGTGAGAACCGGTCACCACTGTGCGCAGCCTATTTTAAGACGATATAACGTTCCCTCGACAGCCCGGGCATCCATCTCATTTTATAACAATGAAGATGATATTGACCGATTGATTGACGGAATTAGATATGCGAAGAGTTTTTTTGAATAA
- a CDS encoding phosphate acyltransferase has protein sequence MSLIESIREKASTLKKRVVLPEAEKDIRVLKAAATLAGMGLAKPILLGEKSKIELLAKEGDLDLPESVDIFPYSGSEFDDEKFTYFQKKLAHKNPSAEQLTEISQNSLFTAGWMLDTGRADAAVAGSVASTGEVIISSLRTVGVAEGSELVSSAFLMEMPGGDVFTYADCAVVPYPDSNQLASIAIDAGDTHRLLTGEDPAIAFLSFSTKGSAKHEKVELVQEAFQLAKRKKPDWNMDGELQFDTAFVPEVAARKAPSSEVGGNANVFIFPNLDAGNIAYKITERLAGATATGPILQGLSKPYMDLSRGCSVDDIVNTACVASLISQKSL, from the coding sequence ATGAGTTTAATTGAAAGCATCAGAGAAAAAGCATCTACACTAAAAAAACGAGTTGTATTGCCGGAAGCAGAAAAAGATATCCGGGTGCTGAAGGCAGCGGCTACACTTGCCGGAATGGGATTGGCTAAACCTATATTATTGGGCGAGAAATCGAAGATTGAGCTGCTGGCGAAAGAGGGTGATCTGGACCTGCCGGAATCTGTAGATATTTTTCCATATTCGGGGTCCGAATTTGATGATGAAAAGTTCACCTATTTTCAGAAAAAGCTGGCTCATAAAAATCCCTCAGCGGAGCAGCTGACAGAAATCAGTCAGAACTCACTGTTTACTGCAGGATGGATGCTGGACACGGGCAGAGCGGATGCTGCAGTTGCAGGATCTGTAGCCTCAACCGGAGAAGTGATCATATCTTCTTTACGCACTGTTGGTGTAGCTGAAGGGTCTGAGTTGGTTTCCAGTGCTTTTCTGATGGAGATGCCGGGTGGAGATGTCTTCACGTACGCCGACTGCGCTGTTGTCCCATATCCCGACTCCAATCAGCTGGCTTCGATTGCTATCGATGCGGGAGATACACATCGGTTACTCACCGGCGAGGATCCGGCTATCGCATTTTTATCTTTCTCTACGAAAGGAAGTGCAAAGCATGAAAAGGTGGAGTTGGTTCAGGAAGCATTTCAGTTGGCCAAACGTAAAAAGCCTGATTGGAATATGGATGGAGAACTTCAGTTTGATACGGCTTTTGTACCTGAAGTTGCCGCTCGTAAAGCGCCATCATCCGAAGTTGGGGGAAATGCCAACGTGTTTATATTTCCAAATCTGGATGCGGGAAATATCGCCTATAAAATTACTGAAAGGCTGGCCGGAGCTACGGCAACAGGACCTATCTTGCAAGGCCTGTCTAAACCCTACATGGATCTGTCCAGGGGTTGTTCAGTGGATGACATTGTAAACACGGCATGCGTGGCTTCTTTGATCAGCCAGAAATCACTTTAA
- the sufD gene encoding Fe-S cluster assembly protein SufD codes for MAHPTQVEPSFLHRLAKHSPESEKWGGIRETSVKEINANQFPHKKIEEWRFTDLKTFTRTDFVPFSEAGTLPATDIEQYYIPESDRSRLVFINGMFQEKYSSIGGLGNGVTFGNLADYADHKATEEYLNKLVNYENDVFVPFNGLMFEDGAFIHLEKGAKAEAPIQVLNLYTDSKQAYIATPRMLVVAEEESDVTIIEDHIGLSANEYMTIPVCEVKAKQGAHIHHVRIQRDSRSALHVSRPIAYVGKNSEYHSYTITLGAKLSRNEPRVVQEDEEVDFTLDGLVLIDGEQIADTHSVMDHRFSHANSHQLHKVVVNGKAHSIFNGKIFVRRDAQKIDSFQENRNLLLSIDGLVNTKPQLEIFADDVLCSHGATIGQLDPEEVFYLQSRGMTEEKAKEVLTYAFALETIENMKVESVHKLLIDEVYRYTKANNVEKVTV; via the coding sequence ATGGCACATCCTACACAGGTTGAACCATCATTTTTGCACCGGCTTGCCAAACACTCTCCCGAGAGTGAGAAATGGGGCGGGATTCGGGAAACAAGCGTGAAGGAAATCAACGCTAATCAATTTCCACATAAAAAAATTGAAGAGTGGCGATTCACAGATCTGAAAACATTTACCCGTACAGATTTTGTTCCATTTAGTGAAGCCGGTACGTTACCTGCAACCGATATTGAACAGTACTATATCCCTGAATCAGACAGAAGCCGATTGGTTTTTATCAACGGGATGTTTCAGGAGAAATACTCTTCTATTGGTGGATTAGGGAATGGAGTCACGTTTGGTAATCTGGCTGATTATGCAGATCACAAAGCTACAGAAGAGTACCTGAACAAACTGGTTAATTACGAAAACGATGTTTTTGTACCCTTTAATGGTTTGATGTTTGAAGACGGTGCTTTTATCCATCTGGAGAAAGGTGCCAAAGCTGAAGCTCCAATTCAGGTTTTGAATCTCTATACCGACTCAAAGCAGGCGTACATTGCAACCCCGCGAATGTTAGTTGTTGCTGAAGAGGAGTCGGATGTGACCATTATTGAGGATCACATTGGCTTGTCGGCGAATGAATATATGACCATCCCTGTATGCGAAGTTAAAGCGAAGCAGGGAGCGCATATTCACCACGTCCGAATTCAGCGTGACAGCCGTAGTGCCCTGCATGTATCGCGACCGATTGCCTACGTTGGAAAAAATTCTGAGTACCACTCCTACACGATTACATTGGGAGCCAAGCTTTCCAGAAATGAGCCGCGGGTAGTACAGGAAGATGAAGAAGTTGATTTTACTCTTGACGGACTCGTTCTGATAGATGGCGAACAGATTGCCGATACGCACTCAGTTATGGATCATCGTTTTTCTCATGCCAACAGTCACCAGTTACACAAAGTGGTTGTGAACGGCAAAGCGCACAGTATATTTAACGGAAAGATTTTTGTCCGAAGAGATGCCCAGAAAATTGATTCATTTCAGGAGAACAGAAATCTTTTACTCTCAATTGACGGCTTGGTAAACACCAAACCCCAGCTTGAGATTTTTGCGGATGATGTTCTATGCTCGCACGGTGCAACCATTGGTCAGTTGGACCCAGAAGAGGTATTCTATCTTCAGAGTCGTGGTATGACCGAAGAGAAGGCGAAAGAGGTGCTGACATACGCTTTTGCACTGGAAACTATTGAGAATATGAAGGTTGAATCGGTACATAAACTTCTGATTGATGAAGTGTACCGCTATACCAAAGCAAATAACGTAGAGAAGGTAACAGTTTAA
- a CDS encoding DUF2480 family protein, with protein sequence MSEIVNKVKQSKLETVDLEKLANGITVYELDIKDFLFEGLILKEKDFREKIEAHGWGQYSEGYLAVYCSTDAIIPKWAYMLIVQYAFEFVEDVLFGNKAEVLSHLLIKKLDSVDWEKYSERFVLLKGCSKIDVSSNVYMAATKKLLPHVKKLMYGEACSNVPIYRRK encoded by the coding sequence ATGTCTGAAATAGTAAACAAAGTTAAGCAGTCTAAGCTGGAAACCGTTGATCTTGAAAAGTTAGCGAACGGCATTACTGTGTACGAACTCGATATCAAGGATTTTCTGTTTGAAGGGCTTATTTTAAAGGAGAAGGACTTTCGTGAAAAAATTGAAGCCCACGGTTGGGGTCAATATAGTGAAGGTTATTTGGCGGTCTACTGTTCAACAGATGCAATTATACCGAAGTGGGCCTACATGCTCATTGTTCAGTATGCCTTTGAGTTTGTAGAAGATGTGCTGTTTGGAAACAAAGCAGAAGTATTGAGTCACCTTCTGATAAAAAAATTGGATTCCGTAGATTGGGAAAAGTATTCAGAGAGATTTGTATTGCTGAAAGGGTGCAGCAAAATTGATGTGTCATCAAACGTTTATATGGCTGCTACAAAAAAGCTTCTTCCGCATGTAAAAAAACTGATGTATGGAGAAGCTTGCTCAAACGTGCCCATCTACCGAAGAAAGTAA
- a CDS encoding NUDIX hydrolase: MPKKRLIDLYAYRIVEGKPEFLLFKRAKGKIYQGQWRMTGGKVETGETYWKGALRELKEETGLTPVLFWTIPSVNTFYEHKSDTVHHIPAFAAQLETDQIPDLDDEHTEYEWLTLEQAVKRISWPEQRRLLKLTDSIITQNEILDDWIVSIPS; encoded by the coding sequence ATGCCAAAAAAAAGACTGATTGACCTGTACGCTTATAGAATAGTTGAAGGAAAACCCGAATTTTTACTTTTTAAGCGAGCAAAAGGGAAAATTTATCAGGGCCAGTGGAGAATGACAGGAGGGAAGGTTGAAACCGGTGAAACATATTGGAAGGGAGCCCTTCGTGAGTTGAAAGAGGAGACGGGTTTAACGCCCGTTCTGTTCTGGACAATTCCCTCAGTAAACACCTTTTATGAGCATAAGAGTGATACTGTTCACCACATACCTGCATTTGCCGCTCAGCTTGAAACGGATCAAATACCCGATCTTGATGATGAACATACCGAATATGAATGGCTCACGTTAGAGCAAGCAGTAAAACGTATCAGCTGGCCGGAACAACGACGGCTTTTAAAGCTTACAGATTCCATAATAACCCAAAATGAAATCCTGGACGATTGGATCGTATCTATACCCTCATAA
- a CDS encoding HesB/IscA family protein, with product MSISISDRAAKRIHEIRNEQNISDEAPIRVSVVSGGCSGLTYDLDFDNRQEVSKEDKEFEEHGIKVVVDMRSFLYLAGTKLDYTDGLEGKGFHFNNPNAVRSCSCGESFSL from the coding sequence ATGTCCATTTCAATCAGCGATAGAGCGGCAAAGCGGATTCATGAAATCAGAAATGAACAGAATATTTCTGATGAGGCACCCATACGTGTATCGGTTGTAAGCGGAGGGTGCTCTGGTTTGACCTATGATCTGGATTTTGATAACAGACAGGAAGTATCAAAAGAGGATAAGGAGTTTGAAGAGCACGGCATAAAAGTTGTTGTTGATATGAGAAGCTTTCTCTATCTGGCCGGTACCAAACTTGATTACACGGACGGATTGGAGGGGAAAGGATTTCACTTCAATAACCCAAATGCCGTGCGCAGTTGCTCCTGTGGAGAGTCATTTTCACTTTAA
- a CDS encoding NifU family protein translates to MPKIKEIERTPNPDAMRFVLGEPLTNGVTRSFENSEEAEHDELAKSLFDIEHVINVYYVDKYITVTQDGNAVWSELLRKLAPPIREAKPQLDLTEDEEVHATKEVRDTDDPRLQQINQMLDEQVRPYLLADGGGLKILGLDGNRLKVHYQGACGTCPTATSGTLYAIESMVKRIDPEIQVISV, encoded by the coding sequence ATGCCAAAAATTAAAGAAATAGAACGTACTCCGAATCCGGACGCAATGAGATTTGTACTGGGAGAACCACTTACGAACGGTGTTACCAGATCTTTTGAGAACAGTGAAGAGGCTGAGCATGATGAACTGGCTAAATCACTCTTTGATATTGAACATGTAATTAATGTCTATTATGTAGATAAATACATTACGGTTACTCAAGATGGAAATGCTGTTTGGTCGGAATTGCTGCGTAAGCTGGCACCTCCAATCAGAGAAGCAAAACCTCAGTTGGATTTGACAGAAGACGAAGAAGTCCATGCTACAAAAGAAGTCCGGGATACAGACGATCCCCGACTCCAGCAGATCAACCAGATGCTGGATGAGCAAGTACGACCCTATCTGCTTGCAGACGGTGGCGGACTAAAAATTCTTGGGTTAGATGGTAATAGATTAAAAGTTCACTACCAGGGAGCTTGCGGAACATGCCCGACGGCAACATCCGGTACACTCTACGCTATCGAAAGCATGGTAAAACGAATTGACCCTGAAATTCAGGTGATTTCTGTATAA
- the sufB gene encoding Fe-S cluster assembly protein SufB, with product MSETKALESMIGEEYKYGFTTDIEYEDFPKGINEDVVRLISEKKNEPEWMTEFRLKAYRAWTEMEEPNWFNATYEKPKFDTLQYYSAPKNKPKLDSLDEVDPKIRETYDKLGIPLEEQKALSGVAVDAVFDSVSIFTTFKEKLAEAGVIFCSISEAIQNHPELVKKYMGSVVPARDNFYAALNSAVFSDGSFCYVPKDTICPMELSTYFRINNMNSGQFERTLIIAEDNSHVSYLEGCTAPMYDEHQLHAAVVELVALENAEIKYSTIQNWYSGDEEGKGGIYNFVTKRGACRGDNSKISWTQLETGSAVTLKYPSVILQGDNSVGEFYSVAVTNNRQQADTGTKMIHIGKNTKSTIISKGISAGKSDNSYRGQVKFSKKADNARNYSQCDSMLIGQTCGAHTFPYIESANPTGKVEHEATTSRVGEDQIFYLQQRGLSEDDAISLIVNGFAKEVLKELPMEFAVEANKLLGIKLEGSVG from the coding sequence ATGAGTGAGACTAAAGCTCTAGAGTCAATGATCGGTGAAGAGTATAAATACGGCTTCACCACCGATATTGAATACGAGGATTTTCCAAAAGGAATCAATGAGGATGTAGTTCGTCTGATTTCCGAAAAGAAGAATGAACCGGAATGGATGACTGAATTTCGTTTGAAGGCATATCGTGCCTGGACGGAAATGGAAGAGCCAAATTGGTTTAATGCCACTTACGAAAAGCCGAAATTTGACACATTGCAGTATTACTCTGCACCAAAAAATAAACCCAAACTGGATAGCCTGGATGAAGTTGATCCAAAAATCCGTGAAACATACGATAAGCTGGGTATTCCTCTTGAAGAGCAGAAAGCACTCTCCGGGGTTGCCGTAGACGCTGTCTTTGATAGTGTTTCAATCTTTACAACCTTCAAGGAGAAGCTTGCAGAAGCCGGGGTTATTTTTTGCTCAATTTCGGAGGCGATTCAAAATCACCCTGAACTTGTGAAGAAGTACATGGGCTCCGTTGTGCCGGCACGGGATAATTTCTATGCAGCATTGAACTCCGCAGTATTTTCTGACGGCTCTTTCTGCTATGTGCCTAAGGATACCATATGTCCGATGGAGCTTTCCACGTACTTCCGAATCAACAATATGAATTCCGGACAGTTTGAACGTACGCTTATTATCGCTGAAGATAATAGCCATGTGAGCTATCTCGAGGGATGTACTGCTCCGATGTATGATGAGCATCAGCTTCATGCTGCAGTGGTTGAGCTTGTGGCTCTTGAAAATGCCGAAATTAAATACTCTACGATTCAGAACTGGTATTCCGGTGATGAAGAGGGTAAAGGCGGTATTTACAATTTTGTTACTAAACGAGGTGCTTGTCGTGGAGACAACTCAAAAATCTCCTGGACACAGCTTGAAACCGGATCAGCAGTAACGCTGAAATACCCAAGTGTCATACTTCAGGGTGATAATTCAGTTGGTGAGTTTTATTCGGTCGCCGTAACAAATAACAGGCAACAGGCGGATACAGGCACCAAGATGATTCACATTGGGAAAAACACCAAGAGCACGATTATCTCAAAAGGTATTTCTGCCGGTAAATCTGATAATAGTTACCGCGGACAGGTGAAGTTTAGTAAGAAAGCCGATAACGCCCGCAACTATTCGCAATGCGATTCCATGTTGATTGGACAAACCTGTGGTGCACACACGTTTCCGTATATTGAGTCGGCCAACCCGACCGGTAAAGTTGAGCACGAAGCGACAACTTCTAGAGTAGGAGAAGATCAGATTTTCTACCTGCAGCAGAGAGGTTTGAGTGAAGATGACGCGATTTCATTGATCGTGAACGGTTTCGCTAAGGAAGTACTGAAGGAGCTCCCAATGGAGTTTGCCGTGGAAGCCAACAAACTGCTCGGCATTAAGCTGGAAGGTAGTGTAGGGTAA